The following coding sequences lie in one Halomonas sp. 'Soap Lake #6' genomic window:
- a CDS encoding threonine aldolase family protein: protein MPSECTPRFLASDNTSGICPEAMQYLLEANQADDLAYGNDRWTARAADRFREMFDYDCDVFFVFNGTAANSLALSAMGRSYHSVICHELAHIETDECGGPEFFSNGAKLLTSPGANGKLTPQGIEALVTKRSDIHYPKPKVVSLTQATEVGTVYSREELLAIRAMADKHDLRLHMDGARFANACAGLKATPAELTWQVGVDVLCFSGTKNGLAFGEAILFFNRELAEDFSYRCKQAGQLASKMRYVSAPWLGLLESGAWLTNAEHANAMARYLSEGLQALPGVSLMFPTQANSVFVEFPPHAIEALKARGWTFYTFIGAGGARFVCAWNTTVELLDQLLVDVKAVLE, encoded by the coding sequence ATGCCCTCGGAGTGTACCCCACGATTTTTGGCCAGTGATAACACGTCCGGTATTTGCCCGGAGGCCATGCAATATTTGTTAGAAGCTAACCAAGCCGATGACTTGGCCTATGGTAATGATCGCTGGACAGCCCGCGCTGCTGACCGCTTTCGTGAAATGTTTGATTACGATTGTGATGTGTTTTTTGTATTCAACGGCACTGCCGCAAATTCACTGGCTCTTTCCGCCATGGGGCGTAGCTACCATAGCGTGATTTGCCATGAGTTGGCGCATATTGAAACCGACGAGTGCGGTGGTCCTGAGTTCTTTTCTAATGGTGCCAAACTGCTCACCTCACCAGGGGCTAACGGTAAGTTGACACCCCAGGGCATTGAGGCGCTAGTGACTAAGCGCAGCGATATTCACTACCCTAAGCCGAAAGTGGTGTCCCTTACCCAGGCGACGGAGGTGGGCACGGTATATTCGCGAGAGGAGCTGCTCGCTATCCGTGCGATGGCTGATAAGCATGACCTGCGTCTACATATGGACGGTGCCCGCTTTGCTAATGCCTGTGCTGGCCTCAAGGCGACACCCGCTGAGTTAACCTGGCAGGTGGGTGTTGATGTGCTGTGCTTTTCAGGCACCAAAAATGGTTTGGCGTTTGGTGAGGCCATCCTGTTTTTTAATCGCGAGCTTGCTGAAGATTTCTCCTACCGCTGTAAGCAGGCTGGGCAGCTGGCTTCGAAAATGCGCTATGTTTCCGCCCCTTGGCTGGGGCTTTTGGAGAGCGGAGCTTGGCTGACCAACGCTGAGCATGCTAACGCGATGGCACGCTACTTATCGGAAGGGTTACAGGCACTCCCAGGGGTGTCGCTCATGTTTCCCACTCAGGCTAATAGCGTTTTTGTTGAATTTCCGCCCCATGCTATTGAAGCGTTGAAAGCCAGGGGATGGACCTTCTACACCTTTATTGGCGCAGGAGGTGCGAGGTTTGTATGCGCATGGAATACCACCGTTGAATTGCTTGACCAGTTACTGGTCGATGTAAAAGCGGTGCTTGAATAG
- a CDS encoding Lrp/AsnC family transcriptional regulator, which yields MQNAVILINAEKGQVKAVAERLADVEGISEVFSTCGRYDLVAIARTRDFESLAELVTERLNTVEGISDTETLNAMQVHSRHDLETMFSLGW from the coding sequence ATGCAAAATGCAGTTATTTTAATCAATGCCGAGAAAGGTCAAGTCAAAGCGGTGGCTGAGCGCTTGGCTGATGTGGAAGGTATTAGTGAAGTATTCTCTACCTGTGGGCGTTATGACTTGGTTGCTATTGCTCGGACCCGGGATTTTGAAAGTCTCGCTGAGCTGGTCACTGAGCGCCTAAACACCGTAGAAGGTATTAGTGATACCGAAACGTTGAATGCCATGCAGGTGCACTCCCGTCATGACCTCGAAACGATGTTTTCGCTTGGCTGGTAG
- a CDS encoding PrkA family serine protein kinase, translated as MSIFDHVQDRFARVQQEDISLEEYLALCRRDPKAYASAAERMLEAIGEPEVIDTAKDPRLSRIFSNKVIRRYPAFAEFHGMEEAIEQIVAYFRHAAQGLEERKQILYLLGPVGGGKSSLAERLKLLMERIPFYAIKDSPVYESPLGLFSPEEDGELLEQEYGIPQRYLRSVMSPWAAKRLKEAGGDISQFRVVRLYPSRLNQIAISKTEPGDENNQDISSLVGKVDIRQLELYSQDDPDAYSFSGGLCRANQGLMEFVEMFKAPIKVLHPLLTATQEGNYNPTEGMGAIPFDGVILAHSNESEWQAFRNNRNNEAFLDRVYIVKVPYCLRVSEEIKIYQKLLEDSSLNAAPCAPDTLRMLAQFSVLSRLKVPENSSIYSKMRVYDGENLKDTDPRAKSIQEYRDSAGVDEGMQGLSTRFAFKILSKVFNFDGTEVAANPVHLLYVLEQALEREQLPSEVFERYIGFIKEFLAPRYVDFIGKEIQTAYLESYSEYGQNIFDRYVTYADFWIQDQEYRDPETGELLNRQSLNEELEKIEKPAGISNPKDFRHEVVNFVLRARAQNNGMNPSWQSYEKLKGVIEHKMFANTEELLPVISFNAKASKSDQKKHEDFVARMVDRGYTEKQVRLLSEWYLRVRKSQ; from the coding sequence ATGAGCATTTTTGATCACGTTCAAGACCGATTCGCCCGGGTTCAGCAGGAAGACATCAGCCTTGAGGAGTACTTGGCGCTTTGCCGCCGTGATCCTAAAGCGTATGCCAGCGCTGCCGAGCGAATGCTGGAAGCAATAGGCGAGCCTGAAGTGATCGACACGGCGAAAGACCCGCGTCTATCACGCATTTTTTCTAACAAGGTGATTCGCCGATATCCTGCTTTTGCTGAGTTCCACGGTATGGAAGAGGCCATCGAGCAAATTGTGGCTTACTTCCGCCATGCGGCTCAGGGGTTAGAAGAGCGTAAGCAGATTCTCTATTTGCTAGGGCCGGTAGGTGGTGGTAAATCGTCCTTGGCCGAACGTTTGAAGCTGCTAATGGAGCGCATTCCGTTCTATGCAATTAAAGACTCGCCGGTGTATGAGTCGCCGCTAGGGCTGTTTTCTCCCGAAGAGGACGGCGAGCTGCTAGAGCAAGAGTATGGTATCCCTCAGCGCTATCTGCGCAGTGTCATGTCACCTTGGGCAGCCAAGCGCCTTAAAGAAGCTGGCGGCGATATTTCCCAGTTCCGGGTGGTGCGTCTTTATCCCTCTAGGTTGAATCAAATTGCCATTTCCAAAACCGAGCCGGGTGATGAGAATAACCAGGATATTTCTTCATTAGTCGGTAAGGTCGATATTCGCCAGTTGGAGCTTTACTCCCAGGATGATCCAGACGCTTACAGCTTTTCTGGCGGTCTGTGCCGGGCGAACCAAGGGTTGATGGAGTTTGTGGAGATGTTTAAAGCACCAATTAAGGTGCTGCACCCACTGCTTACCGCAACGCAAGAGGGTAATTACAATCCTACTGAAGGTATGGGAGCGATTCCCTTTGACGGGGTGATATTAGCCCACTCCAACGAATCAGAATGGCAGGCATTTCGTAATAACCGTAATAACGAAGCGTTTTTAGACCGGGTTTATATCGTTAAGGTGCCTTACTGCCTACGGGTCTCTGAAGAGATCAAGATTTACCAAAAACTGTTAGAGGACTCCTCGTTAAATGCGGCCCCCTGTGCGCCGGATACGCTGCGTATGCTGGCTCAATTCTCGGTACTTTCACGGCTTAAGGTGCCGGAAAACTCCAGTATTTACTCGAAGATGCGTGTCTACGACGGCGAGAACCTGAAAGACACTGACCCGCGGGCTAAGTCAATCCAAGAGTACCGTGACTCTGCCGGTGTTGATGAGGGTATGCAGGGGTTGTCGACGCGTTTTGCGTTCAAAATACTTTCTAAAGTATTTAATTTCGACGGTACTGAGGTGGCTGCGAACCCAGTGCACTTGCTGTACGTACTAGAGCAGGCGCTCGAGCGCGAGCAATTACCCTCAGAAGTGTTTGAGCGTTATATCGGCTTTATCAAGGAGTTTTTGGCGCCGCGTTATGTGGACTTCATTGGTAAAGAGATTCAAACCGCGTATCTGGAATCCTACAGTGAGTATGGCCAGAACATTTTTGACCGCTATGTGACTTATGCTGATTTTTGGATACAGGATCAGGAGTACCGTGACCCCGAAACTGGCGAGCTGCTAAACCGTCAGTCGCTCAATGAAGAGCTGGAGAAAATTGAGAAACCCGCGGGCATCTCCAATCCGAAAGACTTCCGACACGAAGTGGTTAACTTTGTGCTGCGGGCACGTGCGCAAAATAATGGTATGAACCCCAGCTGGCAATCCTATGAAAAACTCAAAGGTGTTATTGAACATAAAATGTTCGCCAATACCGAAGAGCTATTGCCGGTGATCTCGTTTAATGCGAAAGCTTCGAAGTCGGATCAGAAAAAGCACGAGGATTTTGTGGCACGCATGGTGGATCGTGGCTACACCGAAAAACAGGTAAGGCTACTGTCTGAATGGTATTTGCGTGTACGGAAGTCCCAGTAG
- a CDS encoding NADPH-dependent 2,4-dienoyl-CoA reductase — MKRSPAYPHLFSPLTIGHLTLPNRVLMGSMHTNLEEAPNGFERLAAFYAERARAGVSLIVTGGIAPNAEGAVFQGASALTDESQLPEHRQVVNAVHEAGGHLCMQILHAGRYAYSPELVAPSALQAPINPFTPRALSSDDVEQQIADYVRCAQLAQQAGYDGVEVMGSEGYLINQFICQRTNQRDDEWGGSFEQRIRFPVEIVRRIRAAVGERFLMIFRLSMIDLVEEGSSWEEVVQLGKAIEAAGADVINTGIGWHEARVPTIVTSVPRAAFTEVTRRIKSALSIPLITTNRINMPDIAERVLAEGHADMVSMARPFLADPEWVRKAEADLADEINTCIACNQACLDHTFMGKLTSCLVNPRACHETELSLEPAQMPKRVAVVGGGPAGLATAVAAASRGHQVVLFERRSELGGQFNYARKIPGKEEFNETLRYFHVMLEKHAVDVRLNTAASAAGLAEFDEVVIATGVTPRELSLPGADHHSVLSYAEAIEHPERVGRRVAVIGAGGIGFDVSELLAHQGHPAMDLAAWCDEWGVDLAVDERGGLKAPMPPASPREIVMLQRKSSKPGKNLGKTTGWVHRASLKQRGVKTLTGCEYLKVDDDGLHIRRDGEEQLLAVDTIVVCAGQESVRELIEPLSQAGIRVQVIGGADEAAELDAKRAIDQGTRLAAAL; from the coding sequence ATGAAACGTTCGCCCGCTTACCCCCACCTGTTTAGCCCGCTGACCATCGGCCATTTGACGCTGCCAAACCGTGTGCTGATGGGGTCTATGCATACTAATTTGGAAGAGGCGCCTAACGGCTTTGAGCGCTTGGCTGCGTTCTATGCTGAGCGAGCCCGGGCAGGTGTTAGCCTGATCGTTACCGGTGGCATTGCCCCAAATGCGGAAGGCGCAGTTTTTCAGGGGGCTAGTGCGCTGACTGATGAGTCTCAGTTGCCCGAGCACCGGCAGGTGGTCAACGCTGTGCACGAGGCGGGCGGACACCTTTGCATGCAGATTCTTCATGCGGGTCGTTACGCATACTCTCCTGAGCTGGTAGCGCCTTCTGCTCTACAGGCTCCCATCAACCCATTTACCCCTCGGGCACTTTCAAGCGACGATGTGGAGCAGCAAATTGCTGATTACGTACGCTGCGCACAGCTTGCTCAGCAGGCAGGTTACGACGGTGTCGAGGTTATGGGGTCTGAAGGCTACCTGATCAATCAGTTTATTTGCCAGCGGACCAATCAGCGCGATGATGAATGGGGTGGCAGCTTTGAGCAGCGTATCCGCTTTCCTGTAGAAATTGTTAGGCGTATTCGCGCTGCAGTGGGTGAGCGTTTCTTGATGATTTTCCGCCTGTCGATGATCGATCTGGTAGAAGAAGGTAGCTCTTGGGAGGAGGTGGTGCAGCTGGGCAAAGCTATTGAGGCTGCTGGCGCTGATGTGATCAATACCGGCATTGGCTGGCATGAAGCACGGGTGCCGACGATTGTTACCAGCGTTCCTCGTGCTGCGTTTACCGAAGTAACTAGACGCATTAAATCAGCGCTCTCTATCCCGCTGATTACTACCAATCGCATCAACATGCCAGACATTGCCGAGCGCGTACTGGCTGAAGGCCACGCGGATATGGTTTCCATGGCACGGCCATTCCTGGCCGACCCTGAGTGGGTGCGTAAAGCCGAGGCGGATTTGGCGGACGAAATTAATACCTGTATTGCCTGTAATCAGGCCTGCTTGGACCATACCTTTATGGGCAAGCTGACCTCCTGTCTGGTAAATCCCCGCGCTTGTCACGAGACGGAATTAAGCCTTGAACCTGCGCAAATGCCTAAGCGGGTAGCTGTGGTGGGTGGAGGCCCAGCGGGGCTAGCCACGGCTGTCGCGGCAGCAAGCCGTGGACACCAAGTAGTGTTGTTTGAACGTCGCAGTGAGCTTGGTGGACAATTTAACTATGCACGCAAAATTCCCGGCAAAGAGGAGTTCAACGAAACGCTGCGCTACTTCCACGTCATGTTGGAAAAGCACGCTGTTGATGTACGCCTGAATACGGCGGCCAGCGCTGCAGGCTTGGCTGAGTTTGACGAAGTGGTGATTGCCACTGGCGTAACGCCGAGGGAGCTGTCGCTACCAGGTGCTGACCACCACAGTGTACTTAGCTATGCCGAGGCGATTGAGCATCCGGAGCGTGTGGGCCGGCGTGTTGCGGTGATTGGCGCTGGAGGCATTGGCTTTGATGTTTCCGAGCTGCTTGCCCACCAGGGTCACCCAGCGATGGACTTGGCCGCCTGGTGTGACGAGTGGGGGGTTGATCTCGCTGTGGATGAGCGCGGTGGCTTGAAAGCACCTATGCCGCCAGCCTCGCCCCGAGAAATCGTGATGCTTCAGCGTAAAAGTTCAAAGCCGGGTAAGAACCTGGGTAAAACTACCGGCTGGGTGCACCGCGCATCGCTAAAACAGCGTGGTGTAAAGACGTTGACGGGCTGCGAGTATCTCAAAGTGGATGACGATGGGCTGCATATTCGCCGTGATGGCGAGGAGCAGCTATTGGCGGTAGACACGATCGTTGTTTGCGCAGGGCAAGAGTCGGTTCGTGAGCTTATCGAGCCGCTAAGCCAAGCAGGTATTCGCGTGCAGGTGATTGGTGGTGCGGACGAAGCTGCTGAACTAGATGCCAAACGTGCAATTGATCAAGGCACGCGTTTGGCAGCTGCGCTCTAA
- a CDS encoding high-potential iron-sulfur protein, which translates to MANQSRRKFMRNSVLGLAALPFGAGILSKTAFAQGLPRLDPSSPTAQALNYVEVASDASDHPAYEEGEVCDNCMFWVADKEGCQLFPENSVEPKGWCQSWTAKG; encoded by the coding sequence ATGGCTAATCAGAGCCGTCGAAAGTTCATGCGTAACAGCGTGCTAGGGCTTGCTGCCCTGCCGTTTGGTGCAGGTATCCTGTCGAAAACTGCCTTTGCTCAGGGACTACCCCGCTTAGACCCTTCATCGCCTACGGCACAGGCGCTTAACTACGTTGAAGTAGCAAGTGATGCAAGCGATCACCCTGCCTATGAAGAGGGTGAGGTTTGCGATAACTGCATGTTCTGGGTCGCCGATAAAGAAGGCTGCCAGCTATTCCCAGAGAATAGTGTAGAGCCAAAAGGCTGGTGCCAGTCCTGGACTGCTAAGGGTTAA
- a CDS encoding SpoVR family protein: protein MSVTRKPIATGSDWNFSVLERFDEELARLADEYRLDTYPNQIEVITTEQMMDAYASVGMPVGYHHWSFGKQFLAVEQAYKRGQMGLAYELVINSNPCIAYLMEENTLMMQVLVIAHACYGHNSFFKGNYLFRAWTDADSIVDYLVFARKYIAQCEERHGVHAVEQLLDACHALQNYGVDRYKRPSPISAEEEVRRQDEREAYLQTQVNMLWRTIPEPPSGTEPLPGSLHSDDDPLDLHGGGKYPPEPQENLLYFIEKNAPLLAPWQREVVRIVRKLAQYFYPQRQTQVMNEGWACFWHYTLMNRLYDEGKVDEGLMLEFLQSHAAVINQPGFDSPHYSGLNPYALGFAIFIDIKRICESPTEEDREWFPDIAGSPWRDTLEFAMRNFKDESFIQQFLSPKVIRDLKLFLIVDDDQSDMMEVAAIHDERGYKRVRNALSSQYALSVREPNIQVVEAAIRGDRSLTLHHVQDNRRPLGRSVYPVIRHLQQLWGFPVHLVSMEEGRVTRRYHWPVEGESKEEE, encoded by the coding sequence ATGAGTGTAACCCGCAAGCCAATAGCGACCGGTTCTGATTGGAATTTTAGCGTATTGGAGCGCTTTGATGAGGAGCTTGCCAGGCTTGCCGATGAGTATCGGCTGGATACCTATCCCAATCAAATTGAAGTGATAACCACTGAGCAGATGATGGACGCTTACGCCAGTGTGGGGATGCCGGTGGGCTATCATCATTGGTCATTTGGAAAACAGTTTCTTGCCGTTGAGCAGGCCTATAAGCGTGGCCAGATGGGCCTAGCCTACGAGCTGGTGATTAACTCCAACCCCTGCATTGCATATTTGATGGAAGAGAACACCCTAATGATGCAGGTGCTGGTTATCGCACACGCCTGTTATGGGCATAACTCCTTCTTTAAAGGTAATTACCTGTTCCGTGCCTGGACTGATGCAGACTCGATTGTTGATTACTTAGTCTTCGCCCGTAAGTATATTGCCCAGTGTGAGGAGCGACACGGCGTTCATGCTGTTGAGCAGTTACTAGACGCTTGCCACGCATTACAAAACTACGGTGTAGACCGTTATAAGCGGCCATCCCCGATTTCTGCTGAAGAAGAAGTTAGACGCCAAGATGAGCGTGAGGCCTACCTGCAAACCCAGGTCAATATGCTGTGGCGGACGATTCCTGAGCCACCTAGTGGTACAGAACCTCTGCCAGGTAGTTTACACAGCGATGACGACCCGCTTGATCTGCATGGTGGGGGCAAGTACCCACCTGAGCCACAAGAAAACCTACTTTACTTTATTGAAAAGAATGCTCCCTTACTGGCGCCTTGGCAGCGTGAGGTCGTGCGCATTGTGCGTAAGCTGGCACAATATTTTTATCCTCAGCGGCAAACCCAAGTGATGAACGAAGGTTGGGCCTGTTTTTGGCACTACACGCTGATGAATAGGCTTTACGATGAAGGTAAGGTGGATGAAGGCCTAATGCTGGAGTTTTTACAGTCCCATGCGGCGGTTATTAATCAGCCGGGCTTTGATAGCCCTCACTACAGTGGCCTTAACCCCTATGCGCTGGGGTTTGCCATTTTTATTGATATTAAGCGGATCTGTGAATCGCCAACTGAGGAAGACCGGGAGTGGTTTCCCGATATTGCGGGCAGTCCGTGGCGTGACACACTTGAGTTCGCTATGCGCAACTTTAAAGATGAGTCGTTTATCCAGCAGTTTTTATCGCCCAAGGTGATACGAGATCTTAAGTTATTCTTAATTGTTGATGATGATCAGTCGGACATGATGGAAGTTGCCGCTATACACGATGAAAGGGGCTATAAACGGGTGCGCAATGCGCTTTCAAGCCAGTACGCGCTTTCAGTGCGTGAGCCCAATATTCAGGTGGTAGAAGCGGCTATTCGTGGTGACCGTTCGCTAACGCTGCACCATGTGCAAGATAACCGTCGCCCACTAGGCCGTAGTGTTTATCCCGTCATACGTCATTTACAACAGCTTTGGGGCTTTCCTGTGCATCTGGTATCGATGGAGGAGGGGCGAGTAACGCGCCGCTATCACTGGCCTGTAGAAGGTGAAAGTAAAGAGGAAGAGTAG
- a CDS encoding YeaH/YhbH family protein codes for MTYFIDRRPNAKHKSAVNRQRFLERYRKHIKRSVEEAVNRRSITDMERGEKISIPTKDISEPVFQHGAGGARNIVSPGNKEFLEGDRIRRPSGQGGGDGTGEGGASNQGEGTDEFAFTLSREEFLEFVFDGLELPNLQRKPLKSLDEVKMVRAGLARDGVPSRISITRSMREAYARRIAMRAPIKRALKEAQEALAAEESKDPVLRNPARIAELKTEIERLEKRIEAVPFIDTYDLRYHQLAAQPQPSSQAVMFCVMDVSGSMTQNHKDIAKRFFLLLYLFLEKHYEKVELVFVRHHTAAREVSEEEFFYSRETGGTIVSSALTLVNKIIEKRYPAGQWNLYVAQASDGDNWDDDSNICRDLLIKQLMPQLQYYAYVEITPHDHQSLWHEYETVAEEFSERFAMRQIVDAGDIYPVFRELFKRRLSQER; via the coding sequence ATGACCTACTTTATTGATCGTAGGCCTAACGCTAAGCATAAAAGCGCGGTCAATCGGCAGCGCTTTCTGGAGCGTTACCGCAAGCACATCAAGCGCTCGGTAGAGGAGGCGGTGAATCGCCGTTCCATCACCGATATGGAGCGTGGGGAGAAAATATCTATCCCCACCAAAGATATTTCTGAACCGGTCTTTCAACATGGCGCCGGCGGTGCACGTAATATCGTATCTCCTGGGAATAAGGAGTTCTTAGAGGGCGATAGAATTCGCCGGCCTAGCGGCCAGGGTGGTGGTGATGGCACTGGGGAGGGGGGCGCTTCTAACCAAGGGGAGGGCACTGATGAATTTGCTTTTACCCTTAGTCGCGAAGAGTTTTTGGAATTTGTTTTCGATGGTCTAGAGTTACCTAACTTGCAGCGTAAGCCATTGAAGTCCCTTGATGAGGTTAAGATGGTGCGGGCTGGGCTGGCCCGCGACGGTGTGCCGTCACGTATTAGTATTACGCGTTCAATGCGGGAAGCTTATGCGCGGCGTATTGCAATGCGTGCACCCATCAAACGGGCGCTTAAAGAGGCCCAAGAGGCGCTAGCAGCAGAAGAGAGTAAAGACCCTGTGCTACGCAATCCTGCGCGCATTGCTGAGCTAAAAACGGAGATTGAGCGCCTAGAGAAGCGTATCGAAGCAGTGCCGTTTATTGATACTTATGACCTGCGCTACCACCAATTGGCAGCGCAACCCCAGCCCTCAAGCCAAGCTGTGATGTTCTGTGTGATGGACGTTTCCGGCTCCATGACCCAAAACCATAAAGATATCGCCAAGCGCTTTTTCCTGTTGCTCTACCTATTTCTAGAGAAGCATTATGAAAAAGTGGAGCTAGTGTTTGTACGGCACCACACAGCGGCGCGGGAGGTCAGCGAAGAGGAGTTTTTCTACTCCCGTGAGACTGGGGGCACTATCGTTTCTAGTGCACTCACGCTAGTGAACAAGATTATTGAAAAGCGCTACCCCGCTGGGCAGTGGAATCTCTATGTAGCGCAAGCATCTGACGGTGATAACTGGGATGATGACTCGAATATTTGTCGTGATTTGCTAATTAAGCAACTGATGCCGCAGTTGCAGTATTACGCCTATGTGGAAATTACCCCCCACGACCATCAGTCGCTGTGGCATGAGTATGAAACCGTGGCTGAGGAGTTTTCCGAACGATTTGCCATGCGCCAGATTGTTGATGCTGGTGATATTTATCCTGTCTTTCGAGAGCTGTTTAAGCGCCGCTTAAGCCAGGAGCGGTAA
- a CDS encoding DMT family transporter — protein sequence MPLIYFLPPLATVLIWSGNMTINQLTVGAIAPSSIAFLRWLLALLIMTPFVLPAVIRHREEIRRNWPKLALLGLLGMGLWQGLAYVAAETTTATNMGILAAMVPLLTVLLSALILREPPTLGGVLGGVLAFIGVTVLLGRGNPMSLLQLQVAYGDALMIVAAICYALYGVMLKRWAMDLPPWVMLYAQVCFAVLFLLPPYLMGPMTPVDSHNIWLILYAGIPASIITTFLWMRAVRQIGANQSSIFINLMPLFSALIAMAFLGERVSGFHFIGGLLILAGVIMAQTLTRPLVRAEAVGKTRRIQQ from the coding sequence ATGCCATTGATTTACTTTTTACCACCGCTGGCCACTGTATTGATCTGGTCAGGGAATATGACTATTAACCAATTAACCGTAGGCGCCATTGCACCCAGTAGCATTGCTTTTTTGCGCTGGTTACTGGCCCTACTGATAATGACGCCTTTTGTGCTGCCAGCGGTGATTCGCCACCGCGAGGAAATTCGCCGTAACTGGCCTAAACTGGCGCTGTTAGGGCTTTTGGGGATGGGGTTATGGCAGGGCCTAGCCTATGTGGCAGCGGAAACCACGACCGCTACCAATATGGGCATACTCGCCGCCATGGTGCCACTACTAACCGTACTGCTAAGCGCGCTCATTTTACGCGAGCCACCCACCTTGGGCGGTGTGCTAGGTGGGGTGCTAGCATTTATTGGAGTCACCGTACTGCTTGGTCGGGGCAATCCTATGTCGCTGCTGCAGCTCCAGGTAGCCTATGGAGATGCGTTGATGATAGTCGCCGCCATCTGCTATGCACTCTATGGGGTAATGCTCAAGCGATGGGCAATGGACTTACCACCCTGGGTGATGCTCTATGCTCAGGTATGCTTTGCAGTACTGTTCCTGCTGCCACCCTATTTAATGGGGCCAATGACACCGGTAGATAGCCACAATATCTGGCTGATTCTCTATGCGGGCATTCCTGCTTCAATTATCACTACCTTCTTATGGATGCGCGCAGTGCGCCAGATTGGTGCCAACCAATCGAGCATCTTTATTAACCTAATGCCTCTCTTTAGCGCGCTCATTGCAATGGCATTTTTAGGCGAGCGTGTGTCTGGTTTTCACTTTATCGGCGGACTATTGATTTTGGCCGGGGTAATAATGGCGCAGACACTAACGCGGCCCCTGGTTCGCGCTGAAGCGGTGGGTAAAACGCGCAGAATCCAGCAGTGA